A genomic segment from Aegilops tauschii subsp. strangulata cultivar AL8/78 chromosome 1, Aet v6.0, whole genome shotgun sequence encodes:
- the LOC109770298 gene encoding C-terminal binding protein AN, producing MLRSPAHSVPAAAAAAGGGGGQPLVVTLNCLEDPSVERDALAGAAAVEHAPLSALASGHVEAAAAVLLTSLAFLPRAAQRRLRPWQLLLCLGSPDRAADAAAAAELGLRLVHVDANRAEEIADTVMALFLGLLRRTHLLSGHASSSTPSAGWLGSVQPLCRGMRRCRGLVLGIVGVNAAARCLATRSLAFRMSVLYFDPLYEGAGKTKRPSIVFPSSARRMDTLNDLLAASDLVSLHCALTNDTTNIISAERLQHIKPGAFIVNTSSCQLIDDCALKQLLLDGTIAGCALDGAEGPQWMEAWVHEMPNVLILPRSADYSEEVWMEIREKAITILQSFFFDGIVPNNAISDEDEAISDVGCEDDQLYKQANEHSLRGCDGEQQTDESQLTLECDKRRAISKPEVPEASGQSQSIGLRSEGRRSRSGKKGKKRPARRRSQQKMDELSTVESGSNYSSRRDDDTVMSGRDQVLSSSSRFASPEESKNKLRSSAESPMEIISEHKLPAGLGRKPPERLKDGFVVALRSRDNSGFHVSRERVAGGGWYLDVVSNATKRDPAAQFLITFKNKDTMGLRSFVAGGKLLQVNKKAELVFANHAFDVWESWTLEGSLLECCKLINHRNPLAVLEVYIEILAAVSEEDGVTRWLD from the exons ATGTTGCGCAGCCCGGCCCATTCCgtgccggccgccgccgccgccgccggcggcggcggcgggcagccGCTGGTGGTGACGCTGAACTGCCTCGAGGACCCCTCGGTGGAGCGGGACGCGCTGGCCGGCGCGGCGGCCGTGGAGCACGCGCCGCTCTCCGCGCTCGCCTCGGGCCACGTCGAGGCCGCCGCGGCCGTGCTCCTCACCTCGCTCGCCTTCCTCCCGCGCGCCGCGCAGCGCCGGCTCCGGCCGTGGCAGCTGCTGCTCTGCTTGGGATCCCCCGACCGCGCCGCGGACGCCGCAGCGGCCGCGGAGCTCGGCCTCCGCCTCGTCCACGTCGACGCCAACCGCGCCGAGGAGATCGCGGACACCGTCATGGCGCTCTTCCTCGGCCTCCTCCGCCGCACCCACCTGCTGTCCGGGCACGCGTCCTCCTCCACGCCGTCCGCCGGGTGGCTCGGCTCCGTCCAGCCGCTGTGCCGCGGCATGCGGCGCTGCCGTGGGCTCGTGCTAGGCATCGTCGGCGTCAACGCCGCCGCGCGATGTCTCGCCACCCGCAGCCTCGCCTTCCGCATGAGCGTGCTCTACTTCGATCCGCTCTACGAG GGTGCGGGCAAAACAAAGCGGCCTTCCATTGTATTTCCTTCTTCTGCCAGAAGAATGGATACTCTCAATGATTTATTGGCAGCAAGTGACCTTGTTTCACTTCACTGTGCGTTAACAAATGATACAACAAACATAATTAGTGCCGAGCGTCTGCAACACATAAAACCTG GAGCTTTCATAGTCAATACCAGTAGCTGCCAGCTGATAGATGACTGTGCACTCAAACAACTCTTGCTCGATGGCACTATTGCTGGATGTGCATTGGACGGCGCTGAAGGCCCACAATGGATGGAAGCATGG GTACACGAGATGCCGAACGTGTTAATTCTTCCTCGAAGTGCAGACTACAGTGAAGAAGTGTGGATGGAAATCAGAGAGAAAGCAATCACAATATTACAATCCTTTTTCTTTGATGGCATTGTTCCAAACAATGCTATTTCTGATGAAGATGAAGCAATAAGTGATGTTGGATGTGAAGATGATCAGCTATATAAACAGGCAAATGAACACTCTTTGCGGGGCTGCGATGGTGAACAGCAGACAGATGAAAGCCAACTAACTCTAGAGTGTGACAAGAGAAGAGCCATCTCCAAGCCTGAAGTTCCTGAAGCTTCAGGGCAGTCCCAAAGTATTGGCTTAAGATCAGAAGGAAGACGTAGCAGATCTGgaaagaaagggaaaaagagaccTGCGCGCCGCAGATCACAACAGAAAATGGATGAATTGTCAACTGTGGAGAGTGGAAGTAATTATTCTTcacgaagagatgatgatactgTGATGAGTGGCCGGGACCAAGTGTTAAGTTCCAGTTCACGATTTGCTTCCCCCGAGGAGTCCAAAAATAAGCTCAGGTCTTCTGCTGAATCTCCAATGGAAATAATTTCTGAACATAAGTTGCCTGCAGGGCTTGGTAGAAAGCCTCCTGAGAGGCTTAAAGATGGCTTTGTCGTTGCCCTAAGGTCAAGAGATAATTCGGGTTTTCATGTTTCAAGAGAAAGAGTTGCTGGTGGTGGCTGGTATCTTGATGTTGTGTCAAATGCTACAAAGAGGGATCCTGCTGCTCAGTTCCTAATCACATTTAAAAACAAG GATACGATGGGATTGCGATCTTTTGTTGCTGGGGGCAAACTATTGCAG